In one window of Gossypium hirsutum isolate 1008001.06 chromosome A01, Gossypium_hirsutum_v2.1, whole genome shotgun sequence DNA:
- the LOC107952361 gene encoding G-type lectin S-receptor-like serine/threonine-protein kinase SD1-1 has protein sequence MERKSTEGFGRCFLLAYMLVFVLAASAATDNITPGRSIRDGEALVSSDETFELGFFSSPVNSTTRYLGIWYKVSPETVVWIANREAPLLDHFGVLNVTKEGSIILQDKKTGIIWSSNRTRTAENPVLQLLDSGNLVVKDGNDSGSANLLWQSFDYPCDTLLPGMKLGKSFITGMNWSLSSWKGLNDPAPGRFSALIEPEGFPQLVVRNGSAIFYRGGSWNGERFTGTPDLKQVESSNLFKFTFELNKNEVYYRGEPYPSLISRLVVNQSGFLRRLVRTKQSQSWIEIYFAPLDECDHYAVCGPYASCSTNNCACLDGFEPKYPTEWDHSKWSGGCVRKTELACQNSVFTKYNGLKLPDTSNSSFDASMSLKECQEKCSKNCSCIAYANSDIRNGGNGCLLWFGDLIDMRIYPDGGQDLYVRMANSTLGHLVASKNLSKNKIVAIIVIAVILVGLILGGLIFFLRWKKLRKQAEGGKDDMELPVFDLSTIVKATDNFSDDNKLGQGGFGPVYKGTLPEGQEIAVKRLSKSSGQGLEEFKNEVGLIAKLQHRNLVRLLGCSIPGDEKMLIYEYMPNKSLDYFIFDQTKSELLDWRRRMHIIDGIARGLLYLHQDSRLRIIHRDLKASNVLLDSDMCPKISDFGMARTIWGDQTEANTNKIVGTYGYMPPEYAVDGLFSIKSDVFSFGVLVLEIVSGKKNRGFFRPEHSHNLVGHAWKLWMEEKPLQLIESNLGDCFVVSEVLRCIHVGLLCVQKRPEDRPSMSSVVLMLGSENPLSQPKQPGFFTERSLPESDSHSSTHHEPASSNGVTISLLEAR, from the exons ATGGAGAGAAAATCAACTGAAGGTTTTGGAAGGTGTTTTTTGTTGGCTTATATGCTAGTATTTGTCTTGGCAGCCTCTGCTGCAACAGATAATATTACTCCAGGCCGATCTATCAGAGATGGGGAAGCTCTAGTTTCAAGTGACGAAACTTTTGAATTGGGATTCTTCAGTAGCCCAGTTAATTCAACAACACGTTACCTAGGAATATGGTACAAAGTTTCTCCTGAGACTGTCGTTTGGATAGCCAACCGCGAGGCTCCTCTTCTCGATCATTTCGGAGTTTTAAATGTCACTAAGGAAGGTAGTATTATTCTCCAGGATAAGAAAACTGGCATTATATGGTCATCCAATAGAACAAGAACTGCTGAAAATCCAGTTCTGCAGCTCTTGGACTCTGGAAATCTTGTCGTAAAAGATGGAAACGACAGCGGCTCGGCAAACTTATTATGGCAAAGCTTTGATTATCCTTGTGATACCTTACTGCCAGGGATGAAGCTTGGGAAGAGTTTCATTACAGGAATGAACTGGTCTCTATCATCTTGGAAGGGCCTCAATGATCCTGCCCCAGGCCGGTTTTCGGCCTTGATAGAACCCGAGGGGTTTCCCCAGCTAGTTGTGAGAAATGGAAGTGCAATCTTTTACAGAGGAGGGTCATGGAATGGGGAAAGGTTTACGGGGACTCCTGATCTAAAACAGGTTGAATCATCTAACCTATTCAAGTTTACATTTGAGTTGAATAAGAATGAGGTGTACTACAGAGGTGAGCCCTATCCTTCATTGATTTCAAGGTTAGTTGTGAATCAATCAGGCTTTTTGCGGCGCCTAGTGAGAACGAAACAATCGCAATCTTGGATTGAGATCTATTTTGCTCCTCTCGATGAATGCGACCATTATGCTGTATGTGGTCCATATGCTAGCTGCAGCACCAACAACTGTGCTTGTTTGGATGGATTTGAACCAAAGTACCCTACAGAGTGGGATCATTCAAAATGGTCTGGCGGATGCGTTCGAAAGACTGAATTGGCTTGTCAAAATTCTGTCTTTACGAAGTATAATGGGTTGAAATTACCTGACACATCGAATTCTTCTTTTGATGCAAGCATGAGCCTTAAGGAATGCCAAGAGAAGTGTTCAAAGAACTGCTCTTGCATCGCCTATGCAAATTCAGATATCAGAAATGGAGGTAATGGATGCTTGCTGTGGTTCGGTGACCTTATTGATATGAGAATATACCCTGACGGTGGGCAAGATCTCTACGTACGGATGGCCAATTCAACATTAG GTCACCTCGTTGCAAGCAAAAACTTGAGTAAAAACAAGATAGTAGCCATTATTGTAATCGCGGTCATATTAGTTGGACTGATTTTGGGAGGATTAATTTTCTTCTTGAGATGGAAGAAACTCAGAAAGCAAG CTGAAGGTGGAAAGGATGACATGGAGTTACCGGTATTTGATTTAAGCACCATTGTGAAAGCCACTGATAACTTCTCCGATGATAATAAGCTAGGACAAGGTGGTTTTGGACCTGTTTACAAg GGTACCTTGCCTGAAGGGCAAGAAATAGCAGTGAAGAGACTTTCAAAAAGTTCTGGACAAGGATTGGAAGAGTTTAAAAACGAAGTCGGATTGATTGCTAAGCTTCAGCATCGCAACCTTGTGAGGCTTCTCGGTTGTAGCATTCCAGGAGATGAAAAGATGTTGATCTACGAGTACATGCCCAACAAAAGCTTGGATTACTTTATTTTCG ATCAAACAAAAAGCGAATTACTAGACTGGAGAAGGCGAATGCACATCATCGATGGGATTGCCCGAGGACTTCTTTATCTTCATCAAGACTCTAGACTAAGGATTATACATAGAGATCTCAAAGCCAGCAATGTGTTACTAGACAGTGATATGTGCCCCAAAATTTCAGACTTTGGCATGGCAAGAACAATTTGGGGTGATCAAACTGAGGCAAACACTAACAAAATCGTTGGAACTTA TGGTTATATGCCTCCTGAGTACGCTGTAGATGGACTATTTTCGATAAAATCCGATGTATTTAGCTTTGGTGTGTTAGTACTCGAGATAGTTAGCGGGAAAAAGAACAGAGGATTCTTCCGTCCAGAACACAGCCATAACCTTGTTGGGCAT GCATGGAAACTGTGGATGGAAGAGAAGCCATTGCAGCTAATTGAAAGTAACTTGGGAGATTGTTTTGTGGTATCTGAAGTTCTAAGATGCATTCATGTGGGTCTTTTGTGTGTTCAAAAACGACCAGAGGATAGACCGAGCATGTCATCCGTAGTTCTAATGTTAGGTAGTGAGAATCCATTATCTCAACCGAAACAGCCTGGGTTTTTCACCGAAAGGAGTCTGCCTGAATCGGATTCTCACTCATCAACCCACCATGAACCAGCTTCTAGCAATGGAGTTACCATTTCATTGTTAGAGGCGCGATAG